In the Halosolutus gelatinilyticus genome, TTCCTTGGAGGACCCGACCGAACGGAGAGTTAGCGAGTCGAACCAATCCGGCCAGCGACAGCGCCACGATTCCGAGCGTCAGATAGTAGTAGTTGAGCCGATCGCGAAAGTCGATCCCGAACAGTTCGTACAGCTGGATGCCGTAAAGCCCGTTGTCGCCGCCAGTCACCGTCTCCGCGGCGACGATCGTCGCCGGGAGGTCCGTGAACGCGACGACGTAGAGCATCTGTGCGAACGCCAGCGTCAGCATGGCGAAGTAGATCCCACGAGCTCGTACGCTGAGCCAGCCGATCACCGCGGCCGTGACGACGCCGGTGAGGATCGCGATCGGCAGGACGACCAGCGCGCTCGCGGTCACGTCCGTAATCAGGAGCGCCGCGGCATACCCGCCGGTGCCGTACATCGCGGCGTGGCCAAACGATAGGAGTCCGGCGTAGCCGAAGATGAAGTCGAGACTCAGTGCCAACAGCGCGAACGTCAGCATTCGAATCAGGAGGTTCAGCCAGAACGGCTGGACCGACTGGATGACCGGCCCTACTGCGGCGAGGACGAGGAGGCCCGCCACCAACGCGAGTCGACCGGGCCGAGAGAGGATCTGGTTCCCGGTCTGCGGTGCGTCCCGTTGTCGGATGTACTCGAGTGCTGATTGCATCTATGCTGCCTCTGTCGTGCCGAAGAATCCGTTTGGTTTGATCATCAGTACCACGGCCATCAGTCCGAAGAGGAATAACTCCGTCAGCGTCGGCGCGATCAACGCCCCGTACGAAGTGACCAGTCCGATGAGCAACGCGGTGTAAACAGCGCCACGGAAGCTCCCGAG is a window encoding:
- a CDS encoding branched-chain amino acid ABC transporter permease gives rise to the protein MQSALEYIRQRDAPQTGNQILSRPGRLALVAGLLVLAAVGPVIQSVQPFWLNLLIRMLTFALLALSLDFIFGYAGLLSFGHAAMYGTGGYAAALLITDVTASALVVLPIAILTGVVTAAVIGWLSVRARGIYFAMLTLAFAQMLYVVAFTDLPATIVAAETVTGGDNGLYGIQLYELFGIDFRDRLNYYYLTLGIVALSLAGLVRLANSPFGRVLQGIRENEERVEFVGYDVQRYKVIAFSISGGFAGLAGGLYVPFQSAANPGLLHWTVSGELVVMVLLGGMGTFWGPMLGAGLVVLLEDRLGGVASWEIILGGLFVAVVIFAPRGLAGVIVSFRNDPRAAVGQARRAIENYVETVRG